From Corynebacterium sp. BD556, the proteins below share one genomic window:
- a CDS encoding ABC transporter permease: MTFALKRLGQGLIVLLLAYTVAFFLLSALPSDGVMARYADPALGLSHAEIEQIREELGADKPLAVQYFTALGGFLTGNLGYSVRTGTPVASLIADALPHTLALAAVSVGAAVIIAVAGCYVATLPRMGAVGTFFRALPSFMVSLPGFWIAILLLQFFSFRLGWVNVIDPGPLEGLILPALTLVVPMTAPLLQVLIRSVDEVRAQPFVQVMRARGASESRIFWRGVLRNALLPALTMAGLLFGELVSGAVVTETVYGRTGLGSLVVTAVSNRDTPVLLGVVLLTAVAYVVINFIVDVLYPVLDVRLRSTGTRPKEARA; this comes from the coding sequence ATGACATTCGCCCTCAAACGCCTCGGGCAAGGCCTGATCGTTTTGCTGCTTGCCTACACGGTGGCGTTTTTCCTTCTGTCCGCCCTTCCTTCCGACGGGGTGATGGCGCGCTACGCCGACCCGGCTCTTGGGCTGTCGCATGCGGAGATCGAACAAATCCGTGAAGAACTCGGCGCTGACAAACCGCTTGCGGTGCAGTACTTCACAGCCCTCGGTGGGTTTCTCACTGGCAACCTCGGTTACTCCGTGCGCACCGGCACCCCTGTCGCCTCTTTGATTGCTGACGCTTTGCCGCACACCTTGGCTTTGGCTGCGGTTTCGGTCGGGGCGGCGGTCATCATCGCGGTGGCGGGTTGCTACGTGGCCACCCTTCCGCGGATGGGGGCGGTAGGGACCTTCTTCCGCGCGTTGCCTTCTTTCATGGTTTCGCTGCCAGGGTTTTGGATTGCGATTCTCCTTTTGCAGTTTTTCTCCTTCCGTCTCGGCTGGGTCAATGTGATTGACCCAGGCCCGTTGGAGGGGTTGATTTTGCCGGCACTGACTTTGGTCGTGCCCATGACGGCGCCGCTTCTGCAAGTGTTGATCCGCTCTGTCGATGAAGTCCGTGCGCAACCATTCGTGCAGGTGATGCGGGCTCGCGGCGCCAGCGAGTCCCGCATTTTCTGGCGTGGCGTGCTGCGCAATGCGCTGCTTCCCGCGCTGACAATGGCTGGGTTGCTCTTTGGTGAGTTAGTCAGCGGCGCCGTGGTCACCGAGACTGTCTACGGTCGCACGGGGCTGGGCTCGCTGGTGGTCACCGCCGTGTCCAACCGCGACACCCCGGTGCTGCTTGGGGTTGTGCTTCTCACTGCGGTGGCTTATGTGGTGATCAATTTCATTGTCGATGTGCTCTATCCGGTGCTGGACGTGCGCTTGCGCAGCACCGGGACCCGCCCGAAGGAGGCGCGCGCATGA
- a CDS encoding ABC transporter permease → MSLLQYFKTSRPAQTARTARTARSAWFSPGSILSIVVLAVAVAWALFPGFFATDDPYTGTDVALLPPSAEHWFGTDSVGRDLYSRVVYGARQSLVGAAVAVLVGLVAGTALGLVAGAARGWVDTVIMRLVDVSLAIPGILLSLSLIIVLGFGSLQAAFAVGVTTIATFTRLTRSKVITVVGADYVEAAYGSGATRAQVLWRHVLPNSLTPVVALAALQFGTAVLQLSILGFLGYGAPPPVPEWGLIIAEGRDFMAFAWWTIALPGVAIAATVMSANHLSRNIGVEG, encoded by the coding sequence ATGAGTTTGCTTCAATACTTCAAAACCTCCCGCCCTGCCCAGACTGCCCGGACTGCCCGGACTGCCCGGTCTGCTTGGTTCTCGCCGGGCTCCATCCTGTCGATTGTGGTGCTTGCCGTGGCGGTGGCGTGGGCGTTGTTTCCCGGTTTCTTTGCCACCGATGACCCTTATACCGGCACGGACGTGGCGCTTTTGCCGCCGAGTGCCGAGCACTGGTTCGGCACCGATTCTGTTGGACGCGACTTGTATTCGCGCGTGGTCTATGGTGCGCGCCAGTCGCTGGTGGGCGCGGCTGTCGCTGTGTTGGTCGGGCTGGTTGCTGGCACCGCGCTCGGCCTGGTTGCGGGTGCGGCCCGCGGCTGGGTGGACACGGTCATTATGAGGCTTGTCGACGTCTCCCTGGCGATCCCCGGGATTTTGCTGTCGCTGTCGCTTATCATCGTGCTCGGTTTCGGCTCTTTGCAGGCGGCGTTCGCCGTTGGTGTCACCACGATCGCCACGTTTACCCGCCTGACCCGCTCGAAGGTGATCACCGTGGTGGGCGCCGATTATGTTGAGGCTGCCTACGGCTCGGGCGCGACGCGCGCTCAGGTGCTGTGGCGCCACGTTTTGCCGAACTCGCTGACCCCTGTTGTTGCCTTGGCCGCTTTGCAGTTCGGCACCGCCGTGCTGCAACTGTCCATTTTGGGCTTCCTCGGCTACGGTGCGCCGCCGCCGGTGCCGGAGTGGGGCCTGATCATCGCCGAGGGCCGCGACTTCATGGCTTTTGCCTGGTGGACTATAGCTTTGCCGGGTGTGGCGATCGCCGCCACCGTCATGTCAGCGAACCACCTATCACGCAACATCGGTGTGGAGGGATAA
- a CDS encoding ABC transporter ATP-binding protein, whose amino-acid sequence MSTVALGVRNLTVDYGCVRAVDNISFELRPGRMTALVGESGSGKTTSAMAAIGLLGDAANVVSGTVSYFGEDITDYSPAQWRALRGARIGVVPQDPNNSLNPLTTIGRAIEEGMEIHGIGDRASRRARAIELLEQVGIDDPQRRYGQYPHELSGGMKQRVLIAAAVALEPEVLIADEPTSALDVTVQKTILDLLDRMREQLGVGVLLITHDLAVAGDRADEVVIMQRGRVVEAGPAEVVLASPREDYSKRLLADAPSLTVANAAHRPATVSETLLTVEDLSVRFGDFTAVDRVSFEVVRGSTHALVGESGSGKTTTGRTVSLFHAPSEGRIFFDGEDVTATHERALRRRIQMVHQNPFSSLDPRMSVEDIVAEPVRNFFRVPRNKAREKAREFFDRVALAPELATRRPAELSGGQRQRVAIARALIVEPELVVLDEAVSALDVTVQAQILRLLADLQEEFGLTYIFISHDLSVVRQISDTVSVFSRGSQVESGRTDEVFEAPQAKVTRTLIDAIPGRIFRARELGDFVV is encoded by the coding sequence ATGAGCACTGTTGCTTTGGGGGTGCGCAACCTTACCGTGGATTACGGTTGTGTGCGCGCCGTCGACAATATCAGCTTCGAGCTGCGTCCAGGGCGCATGACTGCGCTGGTGGGCGAATCCGGTTCCGGCAAGACGACCTCGGCGATGGCCGCGATCGGCTTGTTGGGTGATGCCGCCAATGTGGTTTCGGGCACCGTGAGCTATTTCGGGGAGGACATTACGGATTATTCCCCGGCCCAGTGGCGCGCCCTGCGCGGCGCACGCATCGGTGTGGTGCCGCAGGACCCGAATAACTCTCTCAATCCGCTCACAACGATCGGCCGCGCGATTGAGGAAGGGATGGAAATCCACGGCATTGGCGACCGGGCTTCCCGCCGGGCCCGTGCGATTGAGCTTCTTGAGCAGGTGGGCATTGATGACCCGCAGCGACGGTATGGGCAGTACCCGCACGAGTTGTCCGGCGGCATGAAGCAGCGTGTGCTCATCGCGGCGGCGGTGGCGCTTGAGCCGGAGGTGCTCATCGCTGACGAGCCGACGTCCGCGTTGGATGTGACGGTGCAAAAGACCATCCTTGACCTGCTCGACCGTATGCGTGAGCAGTTGGGTGTGGGGGTTTTGTTGATCACCCACGATTTGGCGGTGGCGGGGGATCGCGCCGATGAGGTAGTCATTATGCAGCGCGGCCGCGTCGTCGAGGCGGGCCCGGCAGAGGTGGTGTTGGCCAGCCCCCGCGAGGACTATTCCAAGCGCTTGCTTGCCGACGCCCCCTCGCTCACCGTCGCCAACGCCGCCCACCGCCCGGCGACGGTGAGCGAGACATTGTTAACTGTGGAAGATCTCAGCGTCCGCTTTGGTGATTTCACGGCCGTCGACCGGGTCAGTTTTGAGGTGGTGCGCGGCTCCACCCACGCCCTTGTCGGCGAGTCCGGCTCCGGCAAGACCACCACCGGCAGGACGGTGTCGCTGTTTCATGCGCCGAGCGAGGGTCGCATCTTCTTCGACGGTGAGGACGTGACAGCAACGCACGAGCGCGCACTGCGCCGCCGCATCCAGATGGTGCACCAAAACCCCTTTTCCTCCTTGGACCCACGCATGAGCGTGGAGGACATTGTTGCTGAGCCGGTGCGCAATTTCTTCCGGGTGCCGCGCAATAAAGCTCGGGAGAAGGCCCGCGAGTTTTTCGACCGGGTAGCTTTGGCCCCGGAGCTTGCCACCCGGCGCCCCGCCGAGTTATCCGGCGGCCAGCGCCAGCGTGTCGCTATCGCCCGTGCCCTCATCGTCGAACCTGAGCTGGTGGTTTTAGACGAAGCAGTCTCCGCCCTTGACGTCACCGTCCAGGCGCAGATTTTGCGGCTGCTTGCGGATCTGCAGGAGGAGTTTGGGCTGACTTACATCTTCATTTCTCACGACCTTTCCGTCGTGCGGCAGATCTCGGATACCGTCAGCGTGTTCAGCCGGGGCTCCCAGGTGGAATCTGGACGCACCGATGAGGTGTTCGAGGCCCCGCAGGCGAAGGTGACTCGTACACTCATTGACGCGATCCCGGGGAGGATCTTCCGTGCCCGGGAGTTAGGAGATTTCGTTGTCTGA
- a CDS encoding alkylhydroperoxidase domain protein → MSDIIDVLAGTPDHLAQLRYRRPEARENAQLSFRALFEPERPGEFPVAWRYAVATFVATISGSARAGQFYRELLSEEDGGEALAVDVDKLAARGVSAGPYYDGGFVTFQPVGALDARLAAAFDFAHLLTFHPKDASPAAIGHLQEAGWGEDAIVSLAQLVSFLAFQMRVVHGVAVLAGATGHAGEAVPRAAGVRDPGWRPGPRTLVPQVVAPAGFVAHSLGWKPWLKDLPKEDFTPRHIEALIKPERIGSEYFRLLARDPEALKARTLTDLDIFYNTDGGLGRAERELAATVVSRFNGCEYCASVHQARSKEEGGDAEAIDRLLDEGVAADMGSAVWSEIRTAAVALTTTPPALSAGNIERLREVGLDELAIIDVINAAAFFNWANRLMLTLGEPDVPKRLR, encoded by the coding sequence TTGTCTGACATCATCGATGTGCTCGCTGGCACGCCTGACCACCTTGCGCAGCTTCGCTACCGGCGCCCCGAGGCGCGTGAAAACGCCCAACTTAGCTTCCGTGCCCTATTTGAGCCGGAGCGCCCCGGCGAGTTTCCCGTTGCCTGGCGCTACGCGGTGGCCACCTTCGTTGCCACTATCTCCGGCAGTGCCAGGGCGGGGCAGTTCTACCGCGAGCTGCTCAGCGAAGAAGACGGTGGTGAGGCGCTGGCGGTTGACGTCGACAAGCTTGCGGCGCGTGGGGTGTCTGCCGGGCCCTACTACGACGGCGGTTTTGTCACCTTCCAGCCGGTTGGCGCGCTGGACGCGAGGCTGGCTGCGGCCTTTGATTTTGCGCACCTGCTGACCTTCCACCCGAAAGACGCCTCCCCGGCAGCCATCGGGCACTTGCAGGAGGCGGGGTGGGGCGAAGACGCGATCGTTTCGCTGGCGCAACTGGTCTCTTTCCTTGCCTTCCAGATGCGCGTAGTCCACGGTGTGGCGGTGCTTGCCGGGGCCACAGGCCACGCCGGGGAGGCTGTGCCCCGCGCTGCAGGTGTCAGGGACCCAGGGTGGCGCCCCGGCCCGCGCACGCTGGTTCCGCAGGTCGTCGCGCCTGCTGGTTTCGTCGCGCACTCGCTGGGGTGGAAGCCTTGGCTCAAAGACCTGCCCAAAGAAGATTTCACCCCGCGTCACATCGAGGCGCTGATCAAGCCGGAGCGGATCGGCTCCGAGTACTTCCGCCTGCTCGCCCGCGACCCGGAGGCGCTCAAGGCGCGCACGCTGACGGACCTGGACATCTTCTACAACACCGACGGCGGTTTGGGTCGTGCCGAGCGTGAGTTGGCCGCGACCGTGGTGTCGCGCTTCAACGGCTGCGAGTATTGCGCCTCGGTGCACCAGGCGCGATCGAAGGAGGAAGGCGGCGACGCTGAAGCGATCGACCGGCTGTTGGATGAGGGGGTGGCGGCGGATATGGGCTCTGCGGTGTGGTCCGAAATCCGTACTGCCGCAGTGGCGCTGACTACGACCCCGCCTGCTTTGTCCGCCGGCAACATTGAGCGGCTGCGGGAGGTGGGGCTCGACGAGCTGGCCATCATCGACGTGATCAACGCCGCAGCCTTTTTTAACTGGGCGAACCGCTTGATGCTCACCTTGGGTGAGCCCGACGTGCCGAAGCGTTTGCGTTAA
- a CDS encoding response regulator transcription factor — MLRVFLVDDHSVFRAGVRAELAGAVDIVGEAGTVAQAIAGINTTLPDVVLLDVHMPDGGGLAVIRGAVPGPRFLALSVSDAAEDVIALIRAGARGYVTKNIGGAELAEAVHQVHSGDAYFSARLAGFVLDAFAAGGAVEDPAVDSLTRRELEVLRLLARGYTYKEIGQELFISVKTVETHASNILRKTQTSNRHQLTRWAADRDLD, encoded by the coding sequence ATGCTTCGGGTATTCCTTGTTGATGACCATTCTGTTTTCCGCGCCGGGGTGCGCGCTGAGCTAGCTGGCGCGGTGGACATCGTGGGGGAGGCAGGAACTGTCGCGCAGGCCATCGCGGGCATTAACACCACCCTTCCGGATGTTGTGCTTCTCGACGTCCACATGCCCGACGGGGGCGGCCTCGCCGTGATCAGGGGTGCTGTGCCCGGCCCGCGTTTTTTGGCGCTTTCTGTCTCGGATGCTGCCGAGGACGTTATTGCCTTGATCCGGGCCGGTGCCCGCGGGTACGTGACGAAAAACATTGGTGGTGCCGAGCTTGCGGAGGCGGTGCATCAGGTGCATTCCGGTGATGCTTATTTCTCTGCCCGCCTGGCTGGTTTCGTGCTTGACGCTTTCGCCGCTGGTGGGGCAGTGGAGGACCCAGCCGTCGATTCCTTGACCCGCCGCGAGTTGGAGGTGCTGCGTCTTTTGGCGCGCGGCTATACCTATAAGGAGATCGGTCAGGAGTTGTTCATCTCGGTCAAGACGGTCGAGACTCATGCGTCGAATATCTTGCGCAAGACGCAAACATCTAACCGTCATCAGCTCACACGCTGGGCGGCGGACCGGGACTTAGATTGA